The DNA sequence AGAAGAGAAACACAATAATTAACACACACCACTGATCATCTTTTCAGTAAAAGATGAACACTCTAATTCTAATTGTAGGAAAGAGCTGTTTAGCTACTCCTACCTTTTAAGCCCTTCTGGTTATCATTGAAATAGTACTAAGTattaagcagcagcaggaaagcatACATAGTTTTCTCACAGACGAACTTTCGTTAACTAATGGCAGTCTGTTTTACCAGATTATATGCTAAATAAGACATTGATTATCTAACCTAGTATAACCTTCCAGTCAAAGTCATACAAGTTTCTTTATATTAGGTGTTACACAGGTAGTTTCAGTAGAACAGTCTGGCCTCAAGAAATTGAAAACTGCCAAAACAAGCAATCTGAAGATAAGATTTGGACGTATGTTACTAAAAGGCTGCATTTTAAATATCAGATTGAAAACAAATTGATCTGCATTTTGGTTACTTTCTAAAGGAGCTTCAGCTCTAACTTAGCATTTTGCACACTGCATAAACTGCACACAGGTGCAAGGGTATTCTTAACTTTATAGCTGCAATATGAGCTATATGAGGCAAtatgatgcattttttcccttctccagggatcagcacatttctcatttgcaggggccattcatgttgagtcaaatccgtgtataaataggctggaactGTAGTAGCAACAGAAGTAGCAACACAGCTATCAAAAACAAGAAGGGGAGAGAGGTAAAAAATAGCACAAAAAGTGTAATACATATATTAGTCTTACTGTAGCACTACAGAGAAGCTAAGATGAAACTTACATGCATGAATTTCATAGCCACCAGTCGGAAGCCCTTCTGTTCAAATCGTTCAATAATTTTGCCTACTAATCCTCGCTGGACTCCATCAGGCTTGATGGCAATGAAAGTGCGCTCTGTGTTGGAAGCCATTATTGTCCCTgcaagagaaacacacacacacaaatacaaatgAGTGCAAACGGATAAGAAGATAGGCTAGCATTGCAGACTTCCCCAAATTAAAAGAGAACTACTGCAGACAACCAACAGATCAGCATGCTAGATCAGCAGGATTGCTAGCCAGTTAAAAATCATACAACTATCTAGCAAATGAAAGAATGCACTAGGTACTATCTGCTGAACAAGGCAGGTGTTGTTCTACATCAAGGGAAGGTCTCCCCAACAAGAAAACACAGGTTTCAAAACAGACCTTTCCTCTTTCTGAAGcgctctgtttaaaaaaaaaaaaaaagctataagGAATATTAGCTGCAGTAGTCTagggtagcagttcccaaacttaccctgaGCACAGCAGTGCCATCTCTCCCAGGTGCTGCATCTTGAATCGAATGACATctcatgcaattcaagatggtggcaaccAGAAGGGCTAGTAAGAAGAGGCCAAcaagggacatcctgtggcactcctgtgagggtgccatggcacagtttgggaactactggcctgGGGAGAAAACACCATTCTAAAAGGAATAGCAGCTGGGCAGCCTCTAATGCAGGGTCCTTTAACCTGGGGTCCTTGGTCAGGCTTCAGGGTATCTATAAACTAGCTACCAAAAAAAGTGTGTACACATGCTTGTGTGCACTTTTCTGCAGAGGGAGTCCATTGCTTTCATCAGATTTTCCGAGGAGTCTAtgactttgcccccccccccgcccaagaaAAAATTAAGAACCAGTGCTTGAGTCCTTTTCCTCTCAGCTCTGCTTCTAGGGTGAGGCTTGGGATCTCCCTCAAGACCTACAATTTCAGAACACTAGTTCTTTTACACTTTCCTTTTAATGAGATACTGTTTCCCCCTCACATTTCTGTCACTAAGATAGCAACGCAGGAAGTGATATCTGGCCCAGCGTGCTTTGCAAATCAAACCCAGTGAAACGCAGATGCGAAGCAGGCAAGCAAATGCCTTGCCTGCAGCCTGTGTTCATTTGCATTCACTCAATATGGCTCTCTTCCACCTCCAGAGCTGTCTGGTTTGCAGGCATCACAAGAAACTGGGTTCGTTTCTGTAGAACAGGGGTTCTCACTGCTTTCTGGCTTgcgtatcccttggcagcccatttccacaaaTCGTACCCCTCAtcttagcaaaatgtttgcaatgaatATAGCGGCTGTGAGTTCAAGTTTAGCAAAATGTTCGTAATGAATGTAGTGGCTGTGagttcaaatttatgttttcagcCCCTGATCCGTATCTGGAAATACATGATGATGGCCAAAATTTAGCAGTCGGTGGGGCTTCTGCAGCCAGctggctgccttccttcctgccttgccagccccacaaggtatTCTGATACAGACCTGCTTCCCCCCACAAAGCACCCCCCAGGCAAGTACCCCGGGGGGGGACACATGTACCCCTCCAAAGGCCCTGGCAAgtacccttggggggggggagcactgctgtagAAGGACTGTGGGGCGTGCAGGCCTCTCTGTGAAGCAGAGCTCCGCAGGGGGCCGCAGCTTGCAGGCGCTTCGGAGGAGGGCAGGAGAACCAGCACGCCCCGGAGGCCTCGCTTTCCCTCCAGGAGGGGAACAGGCACCCCCCGCTTCCCCTCACACACTCCCCTTTGTGCCCCGGCAGGCCCTCCAGCGCCCACGTGGCGGCCGGGGCAGCGGAAGCCGCCGTGCCTCCGCCTCCGGCGAGCTCAGGAACCCCGCGCCCCGCCGACCTCCTCAGGCGGCTGCGGGAGTCCTgctccctcacacacacccccgcccgTCTCCCCCCAGGCGGAGGCCGCTCGCAGGCGCCGCTTACCTGTAGGGTGGTCCGGCCTGCGGAGAGCGGGGCTGCggctgctgctttctccctgAAGTCGACCCGGCGAAGAGGCGGAGCAAGGCCGGACGCAGACGCAACTCAGCCCAGCCCGGGGGGAGCAAGGCCGGCAGGCGCCTTGCTCCACGCCTCCGGAAGCGGGGCAGCTCCCTGCTCGCGTTCACacgtcagaagagccctgctgggtcaggcccctccagtccagcctcctgtacgAGCACTCAGGACCCCCAGAGACCTGCAGcccggtgccctccctcgcacccGGCCTTCGGAggtaaaaccaggaggtggcacatccCCATCACGGCCTGGGACCTGTGATGGACGtcccctccagaaatctgtccaatcccccttttagaAGCATCCCGGCCAGAtaccatcgccacatcctgtggcagtgagttccacagaccaaccacacgccgggtaaagaaatactttcccACTTGCACACACCCTTGAGCATACAGAGCAAGGCTGAGATCCGTTTGCTCCTGAGGGCATGGAAGAAAAATGCTCCACTCCTTGGCCTGGGCGATACAAAGAGAACTAAGCTTTTGATTTGGAGAGACAGAAACTCCAAAGGAGGCCTGATCGGAGAGAGACAGTAAAGAGATATAGCTATGTACATAGCAACACCACTTGGTTCCACAAATGTGGACTGGCATACCCACAGCTTGCAACCCCCCACTCACCCTGTCATCACCTTGATCTCCGTGATAAGGTCAAAGGGTGTCAAAATCAGCTGAATGCACTGATTCTTTCCAAATGCTATCCAAACTGATTGTCCATCTCTCACTGGCTATATAGGAACCAAAGGATATTATTATGTTGCATTTATAGTGTTGTTTAGGAGAAGCTCCTAAGGACAAAACTCTGTGCACACTTAagcaaggctgtgatcctataacACTTTATTGAgagtaaggctccaatcctatccatgcttacctgagaataagcaccATCAGCTATTAAtgggactgagggcacaatcctaagcagttctactcagaagtaagtcctattgtgttcaatggagcttactcacaggaaagtggtcaggattgcagccttagttctgagtagatgtgcatagaattgggctctaagggcccaaccctatccagcactgatgcagccaccgTGCAGCACTGGGGTAATGgaaaaacattcctttactttgaggaggcctccatgactgcccttccatcacaggttgcagagcacaccccattggtacagctgcattggtgctggaaagttgggtaggattgggccctaaatcacactgaacacagtggaacttacttctgagtaaacctgaagAGACTAGCACTGGAAGGTCCTGTTGAACTTCTTCAGACTTATGCTCCTTTACTCAGAAATAGGATTTGCGTAAATCCTGCCTCTACACTCTTTTGTGTCATAGCTAAGTGACTGCATTATCCTTCTGAATGATCATAGATACCttaaaaagaaaatttaatattttcttaatttaaaaaagaaataatatttccaAAATTATTTTAGAGAGCTTCAGGATTTCCCAATAGAAACAGAGACCCATCAGGAACTCCCCCAATGGGATTCCATAGTGATCAACACCCACCCAACCCCAATTTCTGGAAGAAATGTACTGCTCTTCCCAATGGGATTTATTCTTGCAAAATCCTGGACTGAAATGGCTGTGAAACAATCTCCCAAATCAAACCTAGACCAGTGGACTGTGTTAATGATACCTGAACATACCTGTTTGGGAATGACAACCATGTATTTTGATAGACACATTTCCAGACAGTTTCCTCAAAACAGGCCTTTAGGCAGATTGCAAGTTTAGACTGTCTTCAATTCATCCAGCTTTTAATCAGCAAAATATACTGACTGCTTTTCTATGGGTTCCATTGTAAGACTGCAAACCAAATACATGATTTTATATACACTGTATTTCATAGCAATGCATTGTACTGAATGCTACATATTCTCAGCacagtgcccagggctacagcagcaccaaaatggctgcagctgcatcctatggatgccaggcagctgctaGTGGCTCCtgacatctccttgggggaaggtaaGAAGCTccgaaatggggctacttgattctgcgccTGCTATTTAGCCAATGCAaagtaaagcagccctgtgtcaaGGCGGGAGGTCCAATGCTGGGCtgtggatctggcagagcagagtggTTCACTGCCTTGGCCTCCTCACACCTcagctcctggatgcaactggaagtcatgGACACTGAGAGGCTAAGGCAGTGGGCTGCAGGGCTACACAACCTCTGGACAGCCAGGCCCAACCACCAGGTAAGCAACTGCAGCACTGTGACCTTGCTCCCACCTTGGGCTTCAGGATCTGCAGATTTCGGGATCCACTGAGAGGCTGGAACCAACCAACTGCCTTCAGAGGGCCCATTGTATATCTTGTTTTATAGGTGATtagtgtcatggatatgtacagttcaggcctagtagcactgcaaggcctgaaccaagctaaaacagtaacacagaagtggcttgcatttcctggctgctaggatttacatctcaatggatggtgattatgtagcacctaggagccagaaagacgcccatcaaggatggaatgcatcTGTAGATCTCCAAGGGAGAGGAAGAGCTGAgaggtgagcttccagccccacttccggaggaaagggtctttgttccttgtctctgggtgagagaggtggtgggtgcacatcctgccccatcaggaccatgtggccataggtaactggcctgaggatctacaaaagagctgacccaggtgagggttagagaataatagagttagcaagttagctttgttgttttatgctgatatttcctagaagtttctatgcctctagcatttgctgccttttgtaacctttttgtaaccttatgtatttaataaagtagaaaatctttttaccatgttggttcattgtctgttggggacaaaggttcagaatcctgcctagccgttctgcaagctaccaaaaatcctcattgtggactagaaacttgaggactgagactttaagtaaagaaagtgctcagtgcctacaagggatatagttaagcctaaagggtcttggtttccctggactgaggcactggctatcacagggtggtggcagtactactgaccagggatctttgagggctctagggttcagaaccaacaactctgagcacccaaaaccctgggagtgagacccaagtttaCGACAATTAGGAGAAGGAAATATGCATGCAGATACAATAAATGAAGTGAACAGCTTGACTGGATGAAGAAGCAATTCTGTAATGCCCTCCTTTCCAATATCATAGAGAATGAAAGAAGTGACAGGAGGCAGAGCTTACTGAATTGCTCTCAAATTAATCTTCTTTTCTCCTAAAAGCACATTTCATAAGCAACTATACTAATCCTGCCTTCAAATGGCACAAGTGAACAGTGATCCGTTGAGGGAGGGGAAATAAAAGAGTTTAATAACCATCTGTATAAAGctttattttcaaaatgaaattgtAACTCATGCACGTCCATCaggaatgaaaacaaagttgaaCTTTGTTAGCATTTGGTACAGTTCAGTCGTAGGTTCAACAGTTCTTTAATTTGCAGTGATTTGCACAGCATTTATATTATTTCATGGTTACCTGGCAGCATCTGTGACTTGGCATTTTAAGGTGAAAAATTAACTGCACAGCTGCTCTACAGTTCCATTTTAGGCAGTGCATTCTTTGTGCCAAACCACTTGTATAACATGATAGTCAAGAAAGCAATGTGCGTACAGTAGTTTTCCATCGTTCAAACACTTTAGGCACAAACATAACCTAACTCCATGGAATACAATCCATTTAAGATAATAAAACCAAGCATGTGCACCTGAGCGGCCACTCAATGGGAGCTTAGAAAAAAATTGTGATGTTCTTTCACACCCTCCACTCTACAACACTTTCTTACTGGAATGAAGTGAAATCCAATTCAATAAATAACATATTTTCCCTTGACAGAGCAACAAACACTGATTACATTTATATTTTAACACAAGTAGGAAATATTTCCACAAATAAGTGCTTGGAAAAAACACCACCACTCTAGAGGACAACAGAGGCAGGAACTGTTTCCATCTCAACAGTCTGGGGGTAGAGGAAATGACACATGAGGTTTTAGTCATAGATCCAGGGATGCTCACAGCTTGTGTAGTCAACCAGTTCTTCAGGAGTGAACCATAAGTTGATTTCAATCTCAGCATTTTCTACAGAATCACTGCCATGAATGATATTCCtaaagaaagttttttttaatgaattaggACCATAGTTGTTAtgataaacaaataaatgaatggacAAATAAAATAGGGTTTTTTGCTAATTCTGTCTTAACCCCAAGGCAAGAAGATCACTTTTCCCATTTTAATCTTGCACACAGCCCTGAAAAGATAAGTATATGCATGAAATCACATTTCTGGAGGCCAAGAACCTATTTCTTTTCATACACACCCATCTAAGACCACATTTTCCTATTACAGAGTGCCACAAAGTTCCCAACCCAAATGTCATCACAGTCCACAATACCATCCCACAGGCAAGGGCTTGGGCATGCTCAAGAAGTGCTCAGGCATTCCCAGTGAAATCTTCTTTTTGAAAGACATCCCCATACTATATTTCAAactttcaaagcagtttgttgtGGCATGGGGACCTGTCACTCAAAAGGAAGTCAAAGATTCCATTGAGATCCAAGCCAAAGAGGGTGCTCTTACAAGGAGGAAGAACAAACAATTTTGTGATGAAGGAACCCTGAGGTTCCACAATAGTACTCAAATTTTTTGAGCAGTACTGCCTCACCGCCCCCCCACTACTTGCTTCTAAAACACCATCGCAACACTGTATCATAAAAGTGACAACCAAGACACCACCAGTAGCCACTAGAAACAAGAAAAGTGTTACAGCAATAGAACAATGTGaacatgtgaaaaaaaaaaagcttcttagGTCATTTTATGGTGTGAGCATAAAATAACTACTGAATTAGACCAaagctctagctcaggggtggcctgtccatgaagctgactgaagcAGTCACATCAGGCAGTGGATTGGCAAGAAGCAGCTGCCTCTATtgttcctcctctttcctcctctgAGAGAGTGCTCacacctctcctctcctccacacttcctttttcattctcttcttcctttctaaATCCAGAGAGCAGGACAAAGGAGGACAATGGAAGGGATAGCTGAAGCACCATCAGGtaaatggagtggaagagagagATTTGGTACCAATGCCtcaagtgccaggaggtcttgggccaaccttgatctagtccagcatcccaccTCTCACAatgaccaaccagatgcttccaggaagcccacaagcaggacatgaaggtcTCAGGCTGGCTCTGCAGTTTGTCTCTCACCCCCAAGCACTTTGGTATTTGCAGTCAGCAGGCCACCAATATTAATTGGTATGGAAGGGGTTTGTCATAACTATTCCTTACCTGCCAACTGTCTGAATTTCACCAAGAAAGACCTGGGTATAATATTTCAGTTTGCAAGCTTAACCTTAAATATAGGCTAAAACTAATCAGCTCATTCATGTTATGAGGCAATTTTAGATTTTACCTGCCAACTTGCACACAGAAGTCACCACGAATTGTGCCAGGCTTGGAATCCGCAGGATTTGTTTCTCCCAACATTACTCTACCCGTTTTGACAACATTAAGGCCTTCCCATACCTTTAACAGCAAACGAATTGAGAGTCAAGTGACCACCAGCATCATCACATTCTCTCCAGTCTTATAATATGGATGTTGACAGAATATCAACAGTCATGGGCACAGTGAATCTTAGATAAGCACTCAGATTAGAGATGGCAGATAATGACCAAGATCCAGTAGAGCATCATGCATGCCTAAGTCCCCCCGAATTTGATAGAACTCATACATACAGAATTGTGTATTGCATGATGGATAATTTATCCAGCAGCAAACGTATAGATGTTGCTGATATGAACAGATCAAGCTGTCCTTTCAGACGATGGATTCACCTAGTCCACTGTCTGTTTGGACTAGGAGCAGCTTTCCATAGTCTCACAGCAGAGTATTTCTCAGATCTTGCCTATCTTGGCTAAGTTGCCAGAGGAGGGGACAGCTTGATGGGTGAAGGCTATTGTTAATACCTCTTTATGGGAGAGTAAAATATCTGCAAGATGaggccactggcatagctaggggggtgcaggcggtgcaggccgcaccaggtgatgtgctgggggggtgacatgccctggggggaggatgcactaacatcaccgcattaggagctaccacatcctGCCATaccaccgttggatgcggaatggccagcggagtgcaacgcaaaaaataaaattgaaatcgctcctttcattcaaatgttatggccaaaaaaccggaaggaaaaaatgcatggatccctatggaaagtgagctgtatcacgcatttactcgtgtgtaggtgtacttgccatagtccgttggaaagggcaggctgagaggaatccaacgaaaccagaatggtcccaatccaatgaatgcagcccccaaaaacatgagaaggaggtccctgcatccttcccagctgcatctattgagccatgtggccatgtttactcgcgagtggcgaacttgccttagtccaggcaggctgagaggctccaaggatgtcagaatggtcctcatccaatgagtgcagcccccaaaatcactgaaggaggttcctccctcccagcctaaggaggctgcctccctcccagcctaaggagccctatggaaagcaaagcagtctcacagtcacgtttactcgcgagtaggcagacgtgccttggtcaggccaggcaaaggggaatgtgaggacaccagtaGGGTCCTggtccaatggagctgctccagaaggcagcctccccctccctaaaaagaacaaaaaagaggcttgaatggtaaggggaaagttttctattttgcacttgcaaagccaggtggatctttattctgatgtgcttgaaacagaagaactttaaactgggcactgggagggctggaaatctcactgattctttttggggggttgttattgcaggcaggctacagagtaagctccattgaccactatgcaacttacttcagagtagacatgcataggatggggctcacaggctgcaatcctacccacactttcctgagagtaagccccattgactactatgggacttacttcagagtagattcacttggtggaacaggtaAATaaggctcccccttatttaattttattttaatttatttaatttattttaatttaattatttgtaattatttattttaatatgcttgatgatgtcacttccaatgggtcctggacacattgtcattctaaaaagtgggtcccagtgctaaaagtttgagaactgctgcaataaggtgttagtaagttgacccggggtgtgtgtgtgtgtctctacaagttttcaaaatcactaaaatcagaatttggaggaataataccatcatgttatatatcaatcaatgcgtaatttcatgcagaatgcaaggaaacaaaccacattgaaatatctgtgttctaacaaaaggtacagccaaaaaaacccatggggcagggcgatggtacatcaccacgcccacctggggcattgtcccagcccactacatggggtgacgcacaggcctccagcacctggtgacgcaaatcctagtgacaccactggatgaGGCTACTCTTTAAGAAACACTCCCTTTACCTCTCCATGCTAAAGAACTACTTGTCAGTTTCTAATCTCTCCTCTTGGGGCAAGGTGATCTAACATGTGAGTGGTAGATCATCTCCTGGCTGAAGCAGATAATCTAgactagcagttctcaaactgtggatctgggacccaccagcaggtcatgacccaatttttggtggtttgcaaaactgacaggacagattacGCTACGTACATTAAGAGTTAAACAGGAGTACTGCTGACCAATCACCAATatccacacctcttggcatttataagtcaggcagcagcctaaggcctctaaaaagtttgggaaccactgatctagacccaTTCAATCCGACTTCCGGACATGATTTGGGACCAAAACAACCTTGGTTGCCCCGCAGTCTACACTGGGGAAATTGGCAGGGACTGCATATggtgaggggaggagagagagcatgtgatACCAGTCCAGTGGAAACTACCCTGGCCCCCTGTGGGTTTCTGAGACCAATTCCTGTTGCTGGTTTTTACCCATAAAGCCTTATACAATGTGGGCCCTCAGTACCTTAAGGACTCCATGCTATCATACGAAACTACTCACCCCTTAATATTTTCTGGAGGGGTCTTTCTCTGTCTTACCATTGCCCTGGAGGTATGATTGTCACACATGTGGGAAAGAGTCTCCTCTGTAGTGCTCCCCCAGGTCTGGAAGGTGCAGGAAGCCCCCACTCCCCCCTTTTAAAACACTACTGAATCTACTTGTTTCGCCAGACTTTTGGGCTGTGATTGCCATGGAAACTACTGCTCTTTGCTTCTGTGTGACTTAATTTGTTGTTTGTtagttaatttttaaaagttatttatgaTGCTATGAGCCACCCTTGGACCACGCagtgaagggcaggatagaaatgcaaATCAAAAATAAGCCTCTCTATACAGCTTCATGTTGATGTCCTTTTAAAACTTTCTCCCCTGTCTTGgtgttcctcctcccctttgtgcTCTAATGCAGcatatgtattttaaataaataccatGCATAAATATGCTCACATAACTCCTTAATTAGAAAGAAATGTGGCAAACACCAATTATAAAAGCAATCAAAACATTTGGTAGTAAAGAAGAAATTAACTTGCATTGCAGTGAAGAACAGCATGCTGCAGTTTCATTGCCAGCAAGCAGTACTCTTCAATTTTCTGATTCTTATATTTTGTGCCCTTTATTCCAAGTAAGATTGTTTTCTCTCTCCAGTACTAAAACACTTTCCGCTACCCATTACACATGGATAGACAATTACATTTGTCTCTCTTGCTCACTGGATCTGGACCACTATCAGGATCGGGTTCTTTTATATTTCCTTTTTAATTTCTGGGTTTTAGAACACCAACAATCAGAGGGATGGTcattctgttgcagcaaaaacaataatCTTACTTCTTCCCAAAGGCACACCAAATTATTTCAGCCTAAACTATTATTGAGTACAGTTCACTTATTGTCTTAGTTTTCTCCACAACCACTAGAATGTCATATTTAAAAGCTTTTATATAAAAATAACTTAAGTTCCCGTGGACCAAGATCCCGTGGACCAAGTGTGATCCAGCTGCCTTGTCTCTTCTTAAACTTTGTGGCACACAATTGACTTGCTTTAGTGGCTGAAGACTTACCATTGCCACAACAGGTCCAGAGTGCATATATTGAACTAAACCAGCATAGAATGGTCTGTCTTTCAGGTCAATGTAATGTTCTCTTAGAAGGTCTTCAGAAGCCTGCAGGAACAAATGCTTAGCATTAGAAATTAAGAGCATCTTAGGTCAGAGAAGATTAAGTACAGCTGTAGTGTTAATCCTTAAATTCCATGCTCACTTCTCAAAGGCTGGCCCTAGGACTTCATTAGGAGGCTAGTTTATTTGGCTAAAACAAATCTTACAactttgctaactgggcaaagaggcaccttttaaagtagtg is a window from the Tiliqua scincoides isolate rTilSci1 chromosome 2, rTilSci1.hap2, whole genome shotgun sequence genome containing:
- the LOC136639763 gene encoding nucleoside diphosphate kinase A 2-like isoform X1 gives rise to the protein MMASVTERTFIAIKPDGVQRGLVGEIIKRFEQKGFKLVAMKFMHASEDLLREHYIDLKDRPFYAGLVQYMHSGPVVAMVWEGLNVVKTGRVMLGETNPADSKPGTIRGDFCVQVGRNIIHGSDSVENAEIEINLWFTPEELVDYTSCEHPWIYD